A portion of the Musa acuminata AAA Group cultivar baxijiao chromosome BXJ1-1, Cavendish_Baxijiao_AAA, whole genome shotgun sequence genome contains these proteins:
- the LOC135677373 gene encoding myb family transcription factor PHL7-like isoform X1: MYHASKFSTVSMAPDNGQGTEQVGSIGISGGSSVNNPVNPGGSGKQRLRWTSDLHDRFVDAITQLGGPDRATPKGVLRVMAVPGITIYHVKSHLQKYRLAKYLPDSPADGSKDDKKDSGHIHSDTDSAPSAQFNESLKMQMEVQKRLHEQLEVQRQLQLRIEAQGRYLQKIIEEQQKLSGVVQKHKSSLSLPISDSNRNPSPLKKPRTAVVNQSSDAAQETPKQESKPDLCSDHCIISCGFGAGTMLDEGTGSTQQNLPNEVEVGTEELGVHNCSVVNL; encoded by the exons ATGTATCACGCCAGCAAATTTTCAACTGTTTCAATGGCACCTGACAATGGCCAAGGCACTGAGCAAGTTGGTAGCATTGGAATTTCGGGTGGATCAAGTGTAAATAATCCAGTCAACCCAGGAGGAAGCGGAAAACAACGCTTGCGGTGGACTTCGGATCTTCATGACCGCTTTGTTGATGCAATCACTCAACTTGGTGGACCAGATA GAGCAACTCCAAAAGGTGTTTTAAGAGTAATGGCTGTACCGGGCATTACAATATATCATGTGAAAAGTCATTTACAG AAGTACCGCCTTGCAAAGTATTTACCTGATTCTCCAGCTGATG GTTCTAAAGATGATAAGAAAGATTCTGGCCATATCCACTCTGACACGGACTCTGCACC AAGTGCACAATTTAATGAATCCTTGAAAATGCAAATGGAGGTACAAAAACGGTTGCATGAACAGCTTGAG GTGCAAAGGCAATTGCAGCTGAGAATTGAAGCTCAGGGGAGATACCTCCAGAAGATCATTGAAGAGCAGCAGAAGCTAAGTGGTGTCGTGCAGAAGCACAAATCCTCCCTTTCTCTGCCAATTTCGGACAGCAACAGAAACCCATCACCACTCAAGAAGCCAAGGACGGCTGTCGTCAATCAATCCTCAGATGCTGCCCAGGAAACGCCAAAACAAGAATCCAAACCTGATCTCTGCAGTGATCATTGTATCATCAGTTGTGGTTTTGGAGCAGGAACGATGCTGGATGAGGGTACTGGTAGCACTCAGCAGAACCTCCCGAATGAGGTGGAGGTGGGTACTGAAGAGCTGGGTGTTCACAACTGCTCCGTTGTGAATCTGTGA
- the LOC135677373 gene encoding myb family transcription factor PHL7-like isoform X2, giving the protein MAPDNGQGTEQVGSIGISGGSSVNNPVNPGGSGKQRLRWTSDLHDRFVDAITQLGGPDRATPKGVLRVMAVPGITIYHVKSHLQKYRLAKYLPDSPADGSKDDKKDSGHIHSDTDSAPSAQFNESLKMQMEVQKRLHEQLEVQRQLQLRIEAQGRYLQKIIEEQQKLSGVVQKHKSSLSLPISDSNRNPSPLKKPRTAVVNQSSDAAQETPKQESKPDLCSDHCIISCGFGAGTMLDEGTGSTQQNLPNEVEVGTEELGVHNCSVVNL; this is encoded by the exons ATGGCACCTGACAATGGCCAAGGCACTGAGCAAGTTGGTAGCATTGGAATTTCGGGTGGATCAAGTGTAAATAATCCAGTCAACCCAGGAGGAAGCGGAAAACAACGCTTGCGGTGGACTTCGGATCTTCATGACCGCTTTGTTGATGCAATCACTCAACTTGGTGGACCAGATA GAGCAACTCCAAAAGGTGTTTTAAGAGTAATGGCTGTACCGGGCATTACAATATATCATGTGAAAAGTCATTTACAG AAGTACCGCCTTGCAAAGTATTTACCTGATTCTCCAGCTGATG GTTCTAAAGATGATAAGAAAGATTCTGGCCATATCCACTCTGACACGGACTCTGCACC AAGTGCACAATTTAATGAATCCTTGAAAATGCAAATGGAGGTACAAAAACGGTTGCATGAACAGCTTGAG GTGCAAAGGCAATTGCAGCTGAGAATTGAAGCTCAGGGGAGATACCTCCAGAAGATCATTGAAGAGCAGCAGAAGCTAAGTGGTGTCGTGCAGAAGCACAAATCCTCCCTTTCTCTGCCAATTTCGGACAGCAACAGAAACCCATCACCACTCAAGAAGCCAAGGACGGCTGTCGTCAATCAATCCTCAGATGCTGCCCAGGAAACGCCAAAACAAGAATCCAAACCTGATCTCTGCAGTGATCATTGTATCATCAGTTGTGGTTTTGGAGCAGGAACGATGCTGGATGAGGGTACTGGTAGCACTCAGCAGAACCTCCCGAATGAGGTGGAGGTGGGTACTGAAGAGCTGGGTGTTCACAACTGCTCCGTTGTGAATCTGTGA
- the LOC135677373 gene encoding myb family transcription factor PHL7-like isoform X3: MTALLMQSLNLVDQIVGATPKGVLRVMAVPGITIYHVKSHLQKYRLAKYLPDSPADGSKDDKKDSGHIHSDTDSAPSAQFNESLKMQMEVQKRLHEQLEVQRQLQLRIEAQGRYLQKIIEEQQKLSGVVQKHKSSLSLPISDSNRNPSPLKKPRTAVVNQSSDAAQETPKQESKPDLCSDHCIISCGFGAGTMLDEGTGSTQQNLPNEVEVGTEELGVHNCSVVNL, encoded by the exons ATGACCGCTTTGTTGATGCAATCACTCAACTTGGTGGACCAGATAGTGG GAGCAACTCCAAAAGGTGTTTTAAGAGTAATGGCTGTACCGGGCATTACAATATATCATGTGAAAAGTCATTTACAG AAGTACCGCCTTGCAAAGTATTTACCTGATTCTCCAGCTGATG GTTCTAAAGATGATAAGAAAGATTCTGGCCATATCCACTCTGACACGGACTCTGCACC AAGTGCACAATTTAATGAATCCTTGAAAATGCAAATGGAGGTACAAAAACGGTTGCATGAACAGCTTGAG GTGCAAAGGCAATTGCAGCTGAGAATTGAAGCTCAGGGGAGATACCTCCAGAAGATCATTGAAGAGCAGCAGAAGCTAAGTGGTGTCGTGCAGAAGCACAAATCCTCCCTTTCTCTGCCAATTTCGGACAGCAACAGAAACCCATCACCACTCAAGAAGCCAAGGACGGCTGTCGTCAATCAATCCTCAGATGCTGCCCAGGAAACGCCAAAACAAGAATCCAAACCTGATCTCTGCAGTGATCATTGTATCATCAGTTGTGGTTTTGGAGCAGGAACGATGCTGGATGAGGGTACTGGTAGCACTCAGCAGAACCTCCCGAATGAGGTGGAGGTGGGTACTGAAGAGCTGGGTGTTCACAACTGCTCCGTTGTGAATCTGTGA